The following are from one region of the Colius striatus isolate bColStr4 chromosome Z, bColStr4.1.hap1, whole genome shotgun sequence genome:
- the RUNDC3A gene encoding RUN domain-containing protein 3A isoform X3, translating to MFSVKTLLEKYTAEPIDDSSEEFVNFAAILEQILSHRFKGPVSWFSSDGQRGFWDYIRLACSKVPNNCVSSIENMENISTSRAKGRAWIRVALMEKRMSEYISTALRDTRTTRRFYDDGAIMLREESIVLTGMLIGLSAIDFSFCLKGEVMDGKTPVVIDYTPYLKFTQSYDYLSEEEERGSVESSTSEDSSPEHPYLPLVTDEDSWYNKWRKMEQKFRIVYAQKGYLEELVRLRESQLKDLEAENKRLKLRLEEVMVQNQLEKRELEGIILELQEQLTGLIPCENPQLAQLSKEMVAPLVNQWPSLGTLNGNESGSDSKLYRRHSFVSTDQLSAENSLSSDSQRMGEGKREGEPWVPLGKDPTPSMLGLCGSLASLPSCKSLASLKSNECLVSDSTEASPTRSPS from the exons AT GTTCTCGGTGAAGACCCTACTGGAGAAATACACAGCAGAGCCCATCGATGATTCCTCTGAGGAGTTTGTTAACTTTGCCGCCATCCTTGAGCAGATCCTCAGCCACCGCTTTAAAG GCCCCGTCAGCTGGTTCAGCTCAGATGGACAGCGTGGGTTTTGGGACTACATCCGTCTGGCCTGCAGCAAGGTCCCCAACAACTGTGTCAGCAGCATCGAGAACATGGAGAACATCAGCACCTCCAGGGCCAAG GGCCGGGCCTGGATCCGCGTGGCGCTGATGGAGAAGCGCATGTCCGAGTACATCTCCACGGCACTGCGCGACACGAGGACCACGAG GAGGTTCTATGACGATGGGGCCATCATGCTGCGAGAGGAGTCCATCGTGCTCACAGGGATGCTCATCGGGCTCAGTGCCATCGACTTCAG CTTCTGCCTGAAGGGCGAGGTGATGGATGGTAAGACACCCGTGGTCATTGACTACACACCCTACCTGAAGTTCACGCAGAG CTATGACTACCTGAGCGAGGAGGAGGAGCGGGGCAGCGTGGAGAGCAGCACGAGTGAGGACAGCTCCCCTGAACACCCCTACCTGCCCCTGGTCACTGATGAGGACAGCTGGTACAATAAGTGGCGCAAGATGGAGCAGAAATTTCGCATCGTTTATGCCCAAAAG GGGTACCTGGAGGAGCTGGTGAGGCTGCGGGAGTCGCAGCTGAAGGACCTGGAAGCAGAGAACAAGCGGCTGAAGCTGCGGCTGGAGGAAGTGATGGTGCAGaaccagctggagaagagggaGCTGGAGGGCATCATCCTGGAGCTTCAGGAGCAGCT GACGGGGCTGATCCCCTGCGAGAACCCACAGCTGGCCCAGCTCTCCAAGGAGATGGTGGCGCCCCTAGTGAACCAGTGGCCCTCGCTGGGGACCCTCAACGGCAACGAAAGCGGCTCAGACAGCAAGCTCTACAGGAG GCACAGCTTCGTGAGCACCGACCAGCTCTCGGCAGAGAACAGCCTCAGCTCCGACTCCCAGCGCATGGGCGAGGGCAAGCGCGAAGGCGAGCCCTGGGTGCCCTTGG GGAAGGACCCCACGCCCTCCATGCTGGGGCTCTGCGGCTCCCTGgcctccctgcccagctgcaaGTCCCTGGCCAGCCTCAAGTCCAACGAGTGCCTGGTGAGCGACAGCACGGAAGCCAGCCCGACCCGCAGCCCGAGCTGA
- the RUNDC3A gene encoding RUN domain-containing protein 3A isoform X1 codes for MAASCVQAAMALGLSAKKASSRNIAVERKNLITVCRFSVKTLLEKYTAEPIDDSSEEFVNFAAILEQILSHRFKGPVSWFSSDGQRGFWDYIRLACSKVPNNCVSSIENMENISTSRAKGRAWIRVALMEKRMSEYISTALRDTRTTRRFYDDGAIMLREESIVLTGMLIGLSAIDFSFCLKGEVMDGKTPVVIDYTPYLKFTQSYDYLSEEEERGSVESSTSEDSSPEHPYLPLVTDEDSWYNKWRKMEQKFRIVYAQKGYLEELVRLRESQLKDLEAENKRLKLRLEEVMVQNQLEKRELEGIILELQEQLTGLIPCENPQLAQLSKEMVAPLVNQWPSLGTLNGNESGSDSKLYRRHSFVSTDQLSAENSLSSDSQRMGEGKREGEPWVPLGKDPTPSMLGLCGSLASLPSCKSLASLKSNECLVSDSTEASPTRSPS; via the exons ATGGCAGCGAGCTGCGTGCAGGCTGCCATGGCTCTGGGGCTCTCCGCCAAGAAAGCCTCCTCCCGAAACATCGCCGTGGAGAGAAAGAACCTCATCACCGTCTGCAG GTTCTCGGTGAAGACCCTACTGGAGAAATACACAGCAGAGCCCATCGATGATTCCTCTGAGGAGTTTGTTAACTTTGCCGCCATCCTTGAGCAGATCCTCAGCCACCGCTTTAAAG GCCCCGTCAGCTGGTTCAGCTCAGATGGACAGCGTGGGTTTTGGGACTACATCCGTCTGGCCTGCAGCAAGGTCCCCAACAACTGTGTCAGCAGCATCGAGAACATGGAGAACATCAGCACCTCCAGGGCCAAG GGCCGGGCCTGGATCCGCGTGGCGCTGATGGAGAAGCGCATGTCCGAGTACATCTCCACGGCACTGCGCGACACGAGGACCACGAG GAGGTTCTATGACGATGGGGCCATCATGCTGCGAGAGGAGTCCATCGTGCTCACAGGGATGCTCATCGGGCTCAGTGCCATCGACTTCAG CTTCTGCCTGAAGGGCGAGGTGATGGATGGTAAGACACCCGTGGTCATTGACTACACACCCTACCTGAAGTTCACGCAGAG CTATGACTACCTGAGCGAGGAGGAGGAGCGGGGCAGCGTGGAGAGCAGCACGAGTGAGGACAGCTCCCCTGAACACCCCTACCTGCCCCTGGTCACTGATGAGGACAGCTGGTACAATAAGTGGCGCAAGATGGAGCAGAAATTTCGCATCGTTTATGCCCAAAAG GGGTACCTGGAGGAGCTGGTGAGGCTGCGGGAGTCGCAGCTGAAGGACCTGGAAGCAGAGAACAAGCGGCTGAAGCTGCGGCTGGAGGAAGTGATGGTGCAGaaccagctggagaagagggaGCTGGAGGGCATCATCCTGGAGCTTCAGGAGCAGCT GACGGGGCTGATCCCCTGCGAGAACCCACAGCTGGCCCAGCTCTCCAAGGAGATGGTGGCGCCCCTAGTGAACCAGTGGCCCTCGCTGGGGACCCTCAACGGCAACGAAAGCGGCTCAGACAGCAAGCTCTACAGGAG GCACAGCTTCGTGAGCACCGACCAGCTCTCGGCAGAGAACAGCCTCAGCTCCGACTCCCAGCGCATGGGCGAGGGCAAGCGCGAAGGCGAGCCCTGGGTGCCCTTGG GGAAGGACCCCACGCCCTCCATGCTGGGGCTCTGCGGCTCCCTGgcctccctgcccagctgcaaGTCCCTGGCCAGCCTCAAGTCCAACGAGTGCCTGGTGAGCGACAGCACGGAAGCCAGCCCGACCCGCAGCCCGAGCTGA
- the RUNDC3A gene encoding RUN domain-containing protein 3A isoform X2: MAASCVQAAMALGLSAKKASSRNIAVERKNLITVCRFSVKTLLEKYTAEPIDDSSEEFVNFAAILEQILSHRFKGPVSWFSSDGQRGFWDYIRLACSKVPNNCVSSIENMENISTSRAKGRAWIRVALMEKRMSEYISTALRDTRTTRRFYDDGAIMLREESIVLTGMLIGLSAIDFSFCLKGEVMDGKTPVVIDYTPYLKFTQSYDYLSEEEERGSVESSTSEDSSPEHPYLPLVTDEDSWYNKWRKMEQKFRIVYAQKGYLEELVRLRESQLKDLEAENKRLKLRLEEVMVQNQLEKRELEGIILELQEQLTGLIPCENPQLAQLSKEMVAPLVNQWPSLGTLNGNESGSDSKLYRREGPHALHAGALRLPGLPAQLQVPGQPQVQRVPGERQHGSQPDPQPELRLPAPRPGPTAED, from the exons ATGGCAGCGAGCTGCGTGCAGGCTGCCATGGCTCTGGGGCTCTCCGCCAAGAAAGCCTCCTCCCGAAACATCGCCGTGGAGAGAAAGAACCTCATCACCGTCTGCAG GTTCTCGGTGAAGACCCTACTGGAGAAATACACAGCAGAGCCCATCGATGATTCCTCTGAGGAGTTTGTTAACTTTGCCGCCATCCTTGAGCAGATCCTCAGCCACCGCTTTAAAG GCCCCGTCAGCTGGTTCAGCTCAGATGGACAGCGTGGGTTTTGGGACTACATCCGTCTGGCCTGCAGCAAGGTCCCCAACAACTGTGTCAGCAGCATCGAGAACATGGAGAACATCAGCACCTCCAGGGCCAAG GGCCGGGCCTGGATCCGCGTGGCGCTGATGGAGAAGCGCATGTCCGAGTACATCTCCACGGCACTGCGCGACACGAGGACCACGAG GAGGTTCTATGACGATGGGGCCATCATGCTGCGAGAGGAGTCCATCGTGCTCACAGGGATGCTCATCGGGCTCAGTGCCATCGACTTCAG CTTCTGCCTGAAGGGCGAGGTGATGGATGGTAAGACACCCGTGGTCATTGACTACACACCCTACCTGAAGTTCACGCAGAG CTATGACTACCTGAGCGAGGAGGAGGAGCGGGGCAGCGTGGAGAGCAGCACGAGTGAGGACAGCTCCCCTGAACACCCCTACCTGCCCCTGGTCACTGATGAGGACAGCTGGTACAATAAGTGGCGCAAGATGGAGCAGAAATTTCGCATCGTTTATGCCCAAAAG GGGTACCTGGAGGAGCTGGTGAGGCTGCGGGAGTCGCAGCTGAAGGACCTGGAAGCAGAGAACAAGCGGCTGAAGCTGCGGCTGGAGGAAGTGATGGTGCAGaaccagctggagaagagggaGCTGGAGGGCATCATCCTGGAGCTTCAGGAGCAGCT GACGGGGCTGATCCCCTGCGAGAACCCACAGCTGGCCCAGCTCTCCAAGGAGATGGTGGCGCCCCTAGTGAACCAGTGGCCCTCGCTGGGGACCCTCAACGGCAACGAAAGCGGCTCAGACAGCAAGCTCTACAGGAG GGAAGGACCCCACGCCCTCCATGCTGGGGCTCTGCGGCTCCCTGgcctccctgcccagctgcaaGTCCCTGGCCAGCCTCAAGTCCAACGAGTGCCTGGTGAGCGACAGCACGGAAGCCAGCCCGACCCGCAGCCCGAGCTGAGGCTGCCggccccccggcctggccccacCGCGGAGGACTGA
- the RUNDC3A gene encoding RUN domain-containing protein 3A isoform X4 has translation MENISTSRAKGRAWIRVALMEKRMSEYISTALRDTRTTRRFYDDGAIMLREESIVLTGMLIGLSAIDFSFCLKGEVMDGKTPVVIDYTPYLKFTQSYDYLSEEEERGSVESSTSEDSSPEHPYLPLVTDEDSWYNKWRKMEQKFRIVYAQKGYLEELVRLRESQLKDLEAENKRLKLRLEEVMVQNQLEKRELEGIILELQEQLTGLIPCENPQLAQLSKEMVAPLVNQWPSLGTLNGNESGSDSKLYRRHSFVSTDQLSAENSLSSDSQRMGEGKREGEPWVPLGKDPTPSMLGLCGSLASLPSCKSLASLKSNECLVSDSTEASPTRSPS, from the exons ATGGAGAACATCAGCACCTCCAGGGCCAAG GGCCGGGCCTGGATCCGCGTGGCGCTGATGGAGAAGCGCATGTCCGAGTACATCTCCACGGCACTGCGCGACACGAGGACCACGAG GAGGTTCTATGACGATGGGGCCATCATGCTGCGAGAGGAGTCCATCGTGCTCACAGGGATGCTCATCGGGCTCAGTGCCATCGACTTCAG CTTCTGCCTGAAGGGCGAGGTGATGGATGGTAAGACACCCGTGGTCATTGACTACACACCCTACCTGAAGTTCACGCAGAG CTATGACTACCTGAGCGAGGAGGAGGAGCGGGGCAGCGTGGAGAGCAGCACGAGTGAGGACAGCTCCCCTGAACACCCCTACCTGCCCCTGGTCACTGATGAGGACAGCTGGTACAATAAGTGGCGCAAGATGGAGCAGAAATTTCGCATCGTTTATGCCCAAAAG GGGTACCTGGAGGAGCTGGTGAGGCTGCGGGAGTCGCAGCTGAAGGACCTGGAAGCAGAGAACAAGCGGCTGAAGCTGCGGCTGGAGGAAGTGATGGTGCAGaaccagctggagaagagggaGCTGGAGGGCATCATCCTGGAGCTTCAGGAGCAGCT GACGGGGCTGATCCCCTGCGAGAACCCACAGCTGGCCCAGCTCTCCAAGGAGATGGTGGCGCCCCTAGTGAACCAGTGGCCCTCGCTGGGGACCCTCAACGGCAACGAAAGCGGCTCAGACAGCAAGCTCTACAGGAG GCACAGCTTCGTGAGCACCGACCAGCTCTCGGCAGAGAACAGCCTCAGCTCCGACTCCCAGCGCATGGGCGAGGGCAAGCGCGAAGGCGAGCCCTGGGTGCCCTTGG GGAAGGACCCCACGCCCTCCATGCTGGGGCTCTGCGGCTCCCTGgcctccctgcccagctgcaaGTCCCTGGCCAGCCTCAAGTCCAACGAGTGCCTGGTGAGCGACAGCACGGAAGCCAGCCCGACCCGCAGCCCGAGCTGA
- the SLC25A39 gene encoding probable mitochondrial glutathione transporter SLC25A39 isoform X7, translated as MGLWTICTSARMATAAPPGTRPPHTSVARWVMAVPATIIYFTAYDQLRDYLCARTGGRGYHIPYIPLLAGALARLGAVTVISPLELIRTKMQSRQLSYRELGLCIQSAVAQDGWLSLWRGWGPTVLRDVPFSALYWFNYELVREWLCRQARLDEATFMISFAAGGISGTVAAVLTLPFDVVKTQRQIELGDSEVHPVAASKPSSTWLLMRRIRAESGTRGLFAGFLPRVIKVAPACAIMISTYEFGKTFFQKVNQERQLRGL; from the exons ATGGGCTTATGGACCATCTGTACATCTGCCAGAATGGCAACGGCTGCACCGCCTGGTACAAGACCCCCACACACTTCAGTGGCACGCTG GGTCATGGCTGTGCCAGCCACCATCATTTACTTCACTGCCTACGACCAGCTCCGGGACTACCTGTGTGCTCGGACAGGAGGCCGGGGGTACCACATCCCCTACATCCCCTTGCTGGCCGGGGCCCTTGCCAGGC TCGGTGCCGTGACGGTCATCAGCCCCCTGGAGCTCATCCGCACCAAGATGCAGTCCCGGCAGCTCAGCTACCGGGAGCTGGGCCTCTGCATCCAGTCGGCGGTGGCCCAGGACGGCTGGCTGTCCCTCTGGAGGGGCTGGGGCCCCACCGTGCTGCGAGACGTCCCCTTCTCGG CTCTCTACTGGTTTAACTATGAGCTGGTGAGGGAGTGGCTCTGCAGACAGGCCCGGCTGGACGAGGCCACGTTCATGATCAGCTTCGCAGCTGGAGGCATCTCTGGGACG GTGGCTGCAGTGCTGACTCTGCCCTTCGACGTGGTGAAGACCCAGCGGCAGATCGAGCTGGGAGACAGCGAGGTGCACCCAG TCGCGGCCTCCAAGccttcctccacctggctgctCATGCGGCGTATCCGCGCGGAGTCTGGCACCCGGGGGCTGTTTGCGG GGTTCCTGCCCCGTGTCATTAAGGTGGCACCGGCCTGTGCCATCATGATCAGCACCTATGAATTCGGCAAGACCTTCTTCCAAAAGGTGAACCAGGAGCGGCAGCTGCGCGGGTTGTGA
- the SLC25A39 gene encoding probable mitochondrial glutathione transporter SLC25A39 isoform X4, translated as MAETPSRSPGGGITPLQQMLASGTGAILTSLFVTPLDVVKIRLQAQRTPFSKALSAGSVPWGTQQATWKCFLYCNGLMDHLYICQNGNGCTAWYKTPTHFSGTLDAFVKITRYEGIRSLWSGLPPTLVMAVPATIIYFTAYDQLRDYLCARTGGRGYHIPYIPLLAGALARLGAVTVISPLELIRTKMQSRQLSYRELGLCIQSAVAQDGWLSLWRGWGPTVLRDVPFSALYWFNYELVREWLCRQARLDEATFMISFAAGGISGTVAAVLTLPFDVVKTQRQIELGDSEVHPVAASKPSSTWLLMRRIRAESGTRGLFAGFLPRVIKVAPACAIMISTYEFGKTFFQKVNQERQLRGL; from the exons TGACGCCGCTGGATGTGGTGAAGATCCGGCTGCAGGCCCAGAGGACTCCCTTCTCTAAAG CATTGTCAGCTGGGTCTGTGCCCTGGGGCACTCAGCAGGCTACAT GGAAGTGTTTTCTCTACTGCAATGGGCTTATGGACCATCTGTACATCTGCCAGAATGGCAACGGCTGCACCGCCTGGTACAAGACCCCCACACACTTCAGTGGCACGCTG GATGCCTTTGTGAAGATCACACGCTATGAGGGCATCAGGTCTCTGTGGAGTGGCTTGCCCCCAACGCT GGTCATGGCTGTGCCAGCCACCATCATTTACTTCACTGCCTACGACCAGCTCCGGGACTACCTGTGTGCTCGGACAGGAGGCCGGGGGTACCACATCCCCTACATCCCCTTGCTGGCCGGGGCCCTTGCCAGGC TCGGTGCCGTGACGGTCATCAGCCCCCTGGAGCTCATCCGCACCAAGATGCAGTCCCGGCAGCTCAGCTACCGGGAGCTGGGCCTCTGCATCCAGTCGGCGGTGGCCCAGGACGGCTGGCTGTCCCTCTGGAGGGGCTGGGGCCCCACCGTGCTGCGAGACGTCCCCTTCTCGG CTCTCTACTGGTTTAACTATGAGCTGGTGAGGGAGTGGCTCTGCAGACAGGCCCGGCTGGACGAGGCCACGTTCATGATCAGCTTCGCAGCTGGAGGCATCTCTGGGACG GTGGCTGCAGTGCTGACTCTGCCCTTCGACGTGGTGAAGACCCAGCGGCAGATCGAGCTGGGAGACAGCGAGGTGCACCCAG TCGCGGCCTCCAAGccttcctccacctggctgctCATGCGGCGTATCCGCGCGGAGTCTGGCACCCGGGGGCTGTTTGCGG GGTTCCTGCCCCGTGTCATTAAGGTGGCACCGGCCTGTGCCATCATGATCAGCACCTATGAATTCGGCAAGACCTTCTTCCAAAAGGTGAACCAGGAGCGGCAGCTGCGCGGGTTGTGA